Proteins encoded in a region of the Agromyces protaetiae genome:
- a CDS encoding S9 family peptidase, with protein sequence MLTPPVTPKRPIQRKHHGDVVVDEYEWLRVKDDPAVLAHLHAENAYTKARTDHLSLLTEQVFEEITRRTKETDLSVPTREGAWWYFTRTVEGLQYGIHCRVPAGEDWEPPVLPETTGDELTDASYEALPGERVLLDENREAEGHEFFALGSFDVTGDGSVMLYGVDVEGDERYTVRFRAIDGSDREIDDVLEGTAAGAVFDASGRYVFYATVDDAWRPDTIWRHEIGTSRDADVRVFTEPDERFWLGVGLTRSRRYLVIEAGSNVTSETWLLDTADPAGEFRVVWPRKEGVEYDVEHVIAGGKDRLLIVHNDGAVNFELVSVAADDPQGARRMLLPHNPAVRLEGVDAFRDFVAVEYRRDGLPRVAIAKVPPQGLPDDATPDDTLHELETDETLYSIGVSGNPDWNQPTLRVLGTSFVTPTKVMDLVVETGERRLRKQQPVLGEYDATRYTQRREWAVADDGRRIPISLVYREDLVQYGTPAPTLLYGYGSYEHSIDPSFSIPRLSLLDRGMIFAVAHVRGGGEMGRLWYEDGKKLAKRNTFTDFVAVARHLIDEEVTASDRLVAQGGSAGGLLMGAVANLAPRHFSGILAEVPFVDPLTSILDPSLPLTVIEWDEWGNPVDDPEVYAYMKGYSPYENVHGNHDGGSHYPPILAVTSLNDTRVLYVEPAKWVARLRDAGADPLLKIEMAAGHGGVSGRYAAWRERAFAYAWVIDRARAHPTGE encoded by the coding sequence GTGCTCACTCCGCCTGTGACCCCGAAACGACCGATCCAGCGCAAGCACCACGGCGACGTGGTGGTCGACGAGTACGAATGGCTGCGCGTCAAAGACGATCCGGCCGTGCTCGCGCACCTGCACGCCGAGAACGCGTACACGAAGGCCCGCACCGACCACCTGAGCCTGCTCACCGAGCAGGTGTTCGAGGAGATCACCCGACGCACGAAGGAGACGGACCTGTCGGTTCCGACGCGGGAGGGCGCCTGGTGGTACTTCACGCGCACCGTCGAGGGGCTGCAGTACGGCATCCACTGCCGCGTGCCCGCCGGGGAGGACTGGGAGCCGCCGGTGCTGCCCGAGACGACGGGCGACGAGCTGACGGATGCCTCGTACGAGGCGCTGCCCGGCGAGCGGGTGCTGCTCGACGAGAACCGCGAGGCCGAGGGGCACGAGTTCTTCGCGCTGGGCAGCTTCGACGTGACGGGCGACGGGTCGGTCATGCTCTACGGCGTCGACGTCGAGGGCGATGAGCGGTACACCGTGCGGTTCCGTGCGATCGACGGCTCGGACCGCGAGATCGACGACGTGCTCGAGGGCACCGCGGCCGGCGCGGTCTTCGACGCGAGCGGGCGCTACGTGTTCTACGCGACCGTCGACGACGCGTGGCGACCCGACACGATCTGGCGGCACGAGATCGGCACCTCGCGAGACGCCGACGTCCGTGTGTTCACCGAGCCCGATGAGCGGTTCTGGCTCGGGGTCGGGCTCACACGCAGCCGCCGCTATCTCGTGATCGAGGCCGGGTCGAACGTGACGAGCGAGACCTGGCTGCTCGACACGGCGGACCCGGCCGGCGAGTTCCGCGTGGTCTGGCCGCGGAAGGAGGGCGTCGAGTACGACGTGGAGCACGTCATCGCGGGTGGCAAGGATCGCCTGCTCATCGTGCACAACGACGGCGCGGTCAACTTCGAGCTTGTGAGCGTCGCGGCCGACGACCCGCAGGGCGCACGTCGCATGCTGCTGCCGCACAATCCCGCGGTCCGGCTCGAAGGCGTCGACGCCTTCCGCGACTTCGTCGCCGTCGAGTACCGCCGCGACGGGCTGCCGCGCGTCGCGATCGCGAAGGTGCCGCCGCAGGGACTCCCCGACGACGCGACGCCCGACGACACCCTGCACGAGCTCGAGACCGACGAGACGCTGTACTCGATCGGCGTGAGCGGCAACCCGGACTGGAACCAGCCGACCTTGCGGGTCCTCGGCACGAGCTTCGTCACGCCGACGAAGGTCATGGACCTCGTCGTCGAGACCGGCGAGCGGCGCCTCCGCAAGCAGCAGCCGGTGCTCGGCGAGTACGACGCGACCCGCTACACCCAGCGACGCGAATGGGCCGTCGCCGACGACGGGCGCCGCATCCCGATCTCCCTCGTCTACCGCGAGGACCTCGTGCAGTACGGCACGCCGGCCCCGACGCTGCTGTACGGCTACGGCTCGTACGAGCACTCCATCGACCCGTCGTTCTCGATCCCTCGGCTGAGCCTGCTCGACCGCGGCATGATCTTCGCGGTCGCACACGTGCGCGGCGGCGGCGAGATGGGCCGGCTGTGGTACGAGGACGGGAAGAAACTCGCGAAGCGCAACACGTTCACCGACTTCGTCGCGGTCGCCCGGCACCTGATCGATGAGGAGGTCACCGCCTCCGACCGGCTCGTCGCGCAGGGCGGGAGCGCGGGCGGACTGCTCATGGGCGCCGTCGCGAACCTCGCGCCGCGCCACTTCTCGGGCATCCTCGCCGAGGTGCCGTTCGTCGACCCGCTCACGTCCATCCTCGACCCCTCGCTGCCGCTCACGGTCATCGAGTGGGACGAGTGGGGCAACCCGGTCGACGACCCCGAGGTGTACGCGTACATGAAGGGGTACTCGCCGTACGAGAACGTGCACGGCAACCACGACGGGGGTTCGCACTACCCGCCGATCCTCGCCGTCACAAGCCTCAACGACACCCGCGTGCTGTACGTCGAGCCCGCGAAGTGGGTCGCGCGACTGCGCGACGCCGGCGCGGACCCGCTGCTCAAGATCGAGATGGCCGCGGGCCACGGCGGCGTCTCGGGCCGGTACGCCGCGTGGCGCGAGCGCGCGTTCGCCTACGCGTGGGTCATCGACCGGGCGCGGGCGCACCCGACCGGAGAATGA